Within Oceanicoccus sp. KOV_DT_Chl, the genomic segment TGGCAGTGATACATCCAGGTGCCGGGGTTGTCGATAACCATATCCAGCGTTTTCATTGACGCGGGTAACAACTCAATCACATCAGTGCGATGACCATTATGTAACCCGGTATGGCCATGCCAGTGCGGCGTATGTAAATCCACCTCGGTGCCCAGCGCCAGTAAATGCCAGCGCACGGTTTCTCCTTCGACCATATCCAAACCCGGCAAATTGGCAAATAGATAGCCATTGATGACATGCTTCAAATTGCCTTCTTCGAAATCGTCTTCATTTTTGGGTGCGGCCGCCAAGGTGCGCTGAATATTATCATCCAGATACCAGCTCTCGTTTTCATTCATCACTGTATATAAATTAATAAATTCCCTATCCACATCATTTGGACGGCCATCAGCTGTAGCCATGCCCTTCTCGGTAACTATTATCGCGCCGATCAACCCAGTATTAGAATCCTGAATGCTGCGCACATGGGAGTGATACAACCACACCACCGAGCTATTGTCGGCAGGCCCTGGTCCCGCCGATTCTCGCACCTGCCACTCGTAGGTGTAGGTTTCTCCGGGCATCACCATATCGTCTTTTTTGTCAGCGCCGGTGGTACCGTCATTGGTCATCGCACCTTCATTGGCCTTGGTATAAAACACGCCGTGAGGATGAATACTGTAGTGCCGCGACGCCTGATTTTTAAACACCACTTTAATCGTGTCACCCACTTCGGCGCGGAACAACGGCCCCAATAAACCCAGATGCTGCTCTTCTGGCGGGCGCGGCTTCAAGGTAGAAAACGTGGCATCCGTGTATTCCCGAAATAAAGCTTTTTTATATTGACTGCCAATGGTGCTGTCGGTGGTATCCACAAACACTCGCTGACTCTCCAGCAATGCCATATCCATCATCAGGTTGCGCTTTACCGGCGCATAATCCCAAATCACCTCATCAGCGGCGACATAGTAAAGCCGCTCGACAGCCAGCGCTGATAAAGAAAAAAGAAAGAGGGTAAAGCACAGCAGTGATTTCATGAATAATCCAAGGTTAGTCGTGATAACGCGCAAAGCGCCGCCTATAAATGGACTAAATCATAACATGCCGAGAGTTATTGTTAATATAGATAGTAATGATAATAGTTCGTATTTATAGAAGCCACATCCTTTTGGAAATTAATCATCCAGTTTAGTGGTAGGTTTTTCGTGCCACCCAAAAGCTCTTCTGGGATAACGTAATTGAAACGATTTAGTGATTTGATTGAAGCGGGAGCTAGCTGCGAGCGCGAATCTAAGACATCCAAATCTATTTGATTAGAATGGCTTTTTTCTTTCTTAGTTAGCTAGCGGAAGCAATAAATGACTATGGCGCAGGCAACCAACCGGCCACTGCCTGTAACGGCTTAATAGCGGTGCTGGTACTCACCCAAGCCGCAAGGGCTTGTTGCGTTTGCTGGCGCGCCTTATCTACTTCCGGTAGTTCACCCTGCCATTGCATATCGTTACTCCTGTAGTGCTGCAACGCCAGTACCACAAAATCATGCTTTAA encodes:
- a CDS encoding multicopper oxidase domain-containing protein, with product MKSLLCFTLFLFSLSALAVERLYYVAADEVIWDYAPVKRNLMMDMALLESQRVFVDTTDSTIGSQYKKALFREYTDATFSTLKPRPPEEQHLGLLGPLFRAEVGDTIKVVFKNQASRHYSIHPHGVFYTKANEGAMTNDGTTGADKKDDMVMPGETYTYEWQVRESAGPGPADNSSVVWLYHSHVRSIQDSNTGLIGAIIVTEKGMATADGRPNDVDREFINLYTVMNENESWYLDDNIQRTLAAAPKNEDDFEEGNLKHVINGYLFANLPGLDMVEGETVRWHLLALGTEVDLHTPHWHGHTGLHNGHRTDVIELLPASMKTLDMVIDNPGTWMYHCHVNDHIAAGMTALYHVKAKLK